In the Sandaracinus amylolyticus genome, GGCGAGGACGCGGACTGCGACACGTCGCGCTGCGATCGCGAGATGGGCATCTGCGTCGCCGACACGACCGCGCCCTACGCGTTCAACGTCCAGATGGTGCTGCCGGCGTCGATCGACGAAGGGCGTCCCGCGCTCGTCACCTCGAGCGGCTCGTTCGCCGCGAGCGGCGCCGACGCGAGCATCCAGATCGCGGTGCGCGCGCCGGTGCCGGTCACCGGCTGGGTGCGCGAGGGCGGCACGCGGCCGGTCGAGGCCGACGTCGTGTTCTCGCCGCGCACGACCGTGGTCGTGCCGGTCGCGCCGCGGGTGACGGTCACCACGCCCGGCGTCGAGACCGCGGGCATCGTGCCGATGCGGGCCCACGAGTTCGCGACGCAGCTCGTGCCCGGCCTCGTCTACGACGTGGAGGTCCGGCCGCGCGGTGAGGACGCGCGCCGCCTCGCGCCGACGCGCGCGGTGCTCGATCTGATGGGCGGCCAGCGATACGACGTGACGCTGCGCCCGAACGAGGAGCACTTCCGGCTCGCGGGCACGCTCGTCGATCTGGTGGGCACCGGGCACGACGGCCTCGAGGTGCGTGCGATCGACGAGAGCGGACGTCTCGTCTCGTCGGTCGCGACGACCTCGACGATGGGCGAGGACGAAGGGGTGTTCGTGCTCTTCGTCGATCCGGCCGCGACCAACTGGCGGCTCGTGGTCTCGGCGCCTCCCGCCTATCAGGAGGCAGCGGCGTTCCCGACGATCACGGTCGACCCGGCGGTGCTCGTCTACGAAGGCCCGACCGACGACCCGCGGGTGCGCGTGCTGGTTCCGGTGCCCGACCAGACCGGCGCGTGCTTGGCCGGGACGGTGGAGATGCCGGGCGGCGGCGCGGCGATCGGCGCGACGATCACGCTGCGCTCGCGCGCGCTCGAGGACGAGGAGACCGGGCTGACCGGCACGTTCTCACTGCAGCTCACGACCTCGGCGGGCGCGTCTCCCGAGGCGCCGATCGGGTGCTCGCTCGCGCCGCTGCCGCCGGGCGGCTTCGAGGCGCGGGTCCTTCCCGGCGAGTACGACATCGAGATCCGCCCCCTCGAGCCGGAGGTCGGGGTCTACGTCGAGCACCGCCGGATCACCGACGACACGGTCGGCCCGGTGTTCGTGCTCCCGGAGCGCGCGCAGCTGAGCGGCATCCTCCAGCGCTCGGCCGGCGAGCCGGTCTTCGACGCGCGCGTGCGCGCGGTCCCGCTCAATGCGCCGCTGCCGGGCCCGCGCACCGACGAGGCCTCGCTGCTCAACCGGGCGAACGAGACGATCACGGATCCGCTCGGCAACTTCCGACTGCTGCTCGACGTCGGGGTCTACGACCTGATCGCCGAGCCGCCCGACGGCAGCGGATGGCCGTGGGTGGTGCGCCCGGCGTTCGCGATGGCGGCGCGAGAGTGGACGGAAGTGCTCGACGTCGGGCACCCGATCGCGGTTCGTGGGCGCGCGAGCTTCGACGACGGCGCGCTGATCGCGGGCGCCGAGATCACGGCGTACGCGGTGGTCGGCGAGGCGGGGGCCGAGCGGGCGGTGCCGATCGGGCGCGCGACGAGCGACGCCGAGGGCCGTTTCCTCCTGCTCCTCCCGCCCGAGCTGCGGTGAGCTTCGGAAGGGGTCTTGGAAGACCCCTCCCCGAACGCTGCGCGCGGGTCCCAGCCCGGCTTGCTCTCGCTCGGCGAAGCCGTGCTCGACCCAGTCACGCGAATGCGGCGGATCGCGGCCAGATCCGTGGGCGGTTCACGCTGGATACAAACACTGCGAGCGGAAACGGCCGTTCGGCCGGAACCTGTTCGCAGCCTCTTGTCAGCCGGCGTGTGTTTCGGCTTAGGATTCGGCCACCGGACCGGGAGCCGGGCCCTGCAAGGCCCCGAGTGCGGCTCGAACCCCAATGGAACCGGGAGATCTGAGACCATGAACAGCAAGCTGAAGACCTCGCTCGTGGTGGCTGCGTCGGCCCTGCTCGGCCTGAGCGCGTGTGGCGGCGGCAGCGCCCAGAGCTCGGAGTCGACGGGCGAGACCGCCTCGTCGGGCAGCGAGACCACGACCGAGACGACGACGACCGAGTCGGGCGACGCGACGGGCACCCAGGCGTCGTGCGGCGCGGGTAGCTGCGGTGGCGCGGCCGAGGGCGAGTCGACCGGCGAGGCGCCGGCCGAGGGCTCGGGGACCTGATCTCCCTGCGCTGCTCTCGTTCATGAGAGCAGGGCGCGCAGACCGCGCGCCTCGATCGCGAACGAGAGCCGGCGTACAGAGGTGCGCCGGCTCTCGCCGTTCCAGGAGCAGGATGGCAGCGAAGGAAGCACGAGGGATCGGGCTCGGCCTGCGGCAGGAGATCGCCGCGGAGATGCTCGCGCGCAGGCCCGACGAGATCGAATGGGTGGAGATCCACCCCGAGAACTACGTCGAGCGCGCCGGCTCGTTCGAGCGGCACCTCGCGGATGCGCGCGCGATCTGGCCGGTGGTGCCCCACGGGCTCTCGCTCTGCTTCGGCTCGATCGAGCCCTTCGAGCCGGCGTACCTGCGCAAGCTGCGCGCGTTCCTCGATGCGATCGACGCGCCCTGGTACAGCGACCACCTCTGCTGGGGCGGGGTCGACGGAGTCGCGCTGCACGACCTGATGCCGATGCCCTTCGTGCGCGAGTCGGTCGACGTCGCGTGCGCGCGCATCGCCCAGGTCGAGGACGCGATCGGTCGCCCGGTCGCGATCGAGAACGTCAGCTACTACGTGCACCCCGGCGCGCCGGAGATGCACGAGATCGACTTCGTGCTCGAGGTCCTCGAGCGATCCGGATGCCGGATGATGCTCGACGTGAACAACGTCTACGTGAACGCGCGCAACCACGGGTTCGACGCGCGCACGTACCTCGATCGCATCCCCGCCGATCGCGTGGTGCAGATCCACGTCGCGGGGCACCTCGTGCGGGCGGGACAGCCGATCATCGACACCCACGCCGAGCCGATCTGCGACGACGTCTACGCGCTGATCGGGCACACCCTCGCGCGCATGCCCGACGTGCCGGTGCTGCTCGAGCGCGACGGCAATTTCCCCGCGCTCGACGTGCTGCTCGAGGAGCTGCGGCGCCTCCGCGCGATCGCGGACGGAGCGCGCGCGTGACCGTCGCCGAGCTCCAGCGCGCGATGCAGCGGGTGTGCTTCGATCGCGCGCCCTCGCCCGAGGATCTCGCGCTGCTGGGGAGCGAGCGCGCGCTCCTGTACCGCGACCTCGTGCGGTCGCGGCTGCGCGAGCTCGTGTCGAAGGTGCTGCCGAAGACCGAGGCCGCGATCGGTCGCGCCCGGACGAGCGCGCTCTTCGATGGGTTCCTCGCCGAGGCGCCGCCGCGATCGCGCTTCTTCCGCGAGGTGATCCCGGACTTCGTGTCGTTCGCGCTGCTGCGCATCGAGGGGCCTGCGCACGCGCGCGACGTGCTCGCGCTGGAGTCGACGCGCTGGGAGCTCGCGTGGCGCGCCGGGGAGACGCCGGACGAGATCGTCGAGTTCGATCTCGAGAAGACGCCGGTGCCGCATCCCACGCTGCGCGTGCTCGCGCTGGGGCACGCGGTGCATCGCGACGTCGACCCGCCGCCGGCGGGTGCGTTCTTCGTGAGCGTGCATCGGCGCCCCGATCACGTGGTGGAGACGCGCACGCTCGACGCGACGTCGTTCGCGCTGGTGCGCGCCTGGGCGCGTGGGGATCGCCCCGCGATCGACGGCGTGCGCGAGGTGCTCGCGGCCGAGGGACGCGCGCCCGACGCCGCGTTCGTCGAGAAGATGAGCGCCCTGCTGACCGCGCTCCTCGAGGCGGGCGCGCTGCTCGGCTCGCGCGCCTGAGGACGCGCCGGGGCACCGAGTCGGGCCTATGCTGTCGTGGACGGTGCGGTTCGCCATCACGATCTCGGCCGCGCTCGTGATGATCTCGTGCGGCGCGCGCGCGCCCGCGAGCCCGCCATCGCCGCCTCCGGCGGGCACCGTGCGGTACACGTTCGCGCTCGAGCCCGACCTCGAGCACATCCACGCGACGGTGTGCTTCGAGGGCGGCGTGCCCGACGCGCTGGTCGCGATCCACGAGGAAGGGCGGGCGCGCGTCGAGACCGCGGTCGTGCTGCGCGAAGGCGCGACGCACCCGCTCCCGATCGACGAGGAGATCGATCTGCGCGGCGTCGCGCCCGGCGAGTGTGTGCGCTATCGCGTCGATCTCTCGCCCGGGCGCCGCGCCGCGCCGGGCGCGCCCGGGAGCTATCGCGTGGGCGACGATCTCGTCGCGCCCACGAGCCTCTGGCTGCGCGCGCCCTCGCCGCGCGACGAGTCGACGGCGATGCTCGCGCGCTTCGTGCTGCCCGAGGGCGTGCGCGTCTCGACGGTGTGGCCCGACGCCGACGAAGAAGGCTGGATGCGCATCGACGAGCGCGCGTTCCGCTACATCGCGTACGTCGCGTTCGGCGAGCTCGAGGTGGAGCGTGTGTCGGTGCCGGGCGGGTGCATCGACGCGGTGGTGCTCGACGGCGCGCTGAACGTCGACGCGGACCAACGTCGCGCGTGGCTCGGTACTGCGGGGCGCGCGGTGTCGCGGGTGCTCGGTCACTTCCCCGCGGAGCGCGCGGGCGTGATCGTCGTGCCCACGCCGTTCGCCGACACGCCGGTGCTCTTCGGGATCGTCGGGCGCGGTGCGCTGCCGACGATCGCGCTGCTCGTCGGCGAGAACGCGCGCCCCGACGCGCTGGTGCCCGACTGGACCGCGGTGCACGAGTTCACGCACCTCGCGAGCCCGTTCGTCGAGCGCGACGAGGCGTGGATCACCGAGGGCCTCGCGACCTACTACCAGCAGGTCCTGCGCGCGCGCGAAGGGATGCTCACGCCCGAGCAGGCGTGGAACGAGATGCTCCACGGGTTCGCGCGCGGACGCAGCGAGGGCACCGGTCGGACCCTCCGCGACGAGTCGCGGGACATGTTGCGTACATACGCTTTCGGGCGGGTCTACTGGTCCGGCGCCGCGCTCGCGCTGATGGCCGACGTCGCGTATCGCCGCAGCTCGGACGGACAGGGCTCGCTCGACGACGCCATGGTGCGCGCGTCCGATCGACGCGACGAGACGCTGCGCGCCGACGAGCTCGTGCGCGCGATGGACGGACGCGACGGAGGCCCGTTCGCCCGCGTGATCGCGAGCTGGATCGACCGCGCGGAGTTCCCCGACGTCGACGAGACCCTGGCGTGGCTCGGGGTGCGCAGGGGGGTCGCGGGTGTCGAGCTGCACGATGCGCCAGGTGCGGCGATCCGCGACGCGATCATGAATCGCGGCGCTCCGCTCGCGTCGAACCCCGACGGGTGCCGGTAACGAATTCCGGGGAAATCCCTCTTGTTCGAGGGACTTCGTGCTGCGAACCTTCGCGCGAGCAGAGATGCTCGTTTCGCTGTTCGGACGTCTGCTCCGGTCCTTCGAGCCCGGATCTGACGTGCGGGCGGAAGACGAAGAACTCGTGAGGAGCAAGGAAAGCATGCGACTGCGCACGTCCGGTTGGTTCATCTCGATGCTCGCGTTCGTCGCGGCGATCTCGTTCGTCGCGGCGGATGCGTCGGCGCAGGCGCGCACGTTCCGCATGACGCGCGGGGGCGGGAGCCGGATCCAGTGGGTCTCGGACGCGCCGCTCGAGCGCATCACCGGCGTGAACAACGCGGTCACCGGCGAGCTCACGGTCGACCCCGCGAACCTCGCGACGGCGCGCGGCACGGTGAGCGTCGACATCGCGCAGATGCGCACCGGGCTCGACCTCCGCGACGAGCACCTTCGCGGCAGCGACTGGCTCGATGCCCAGCGCTTCCCGAACGCGACGCTCGAGATCACCGGCATCGAGGGCGCGACCGCGCTGCGCCCGAACGAGACGCAGCGGGTGACGATCCGCGGCCGCTTCACGCTGCACGGCGTGACCCGCGACATCACGGCGAGCGCGCAGGTGCGCCTCGTCCCGCTCAACGACGAGCTGCGCGCCGAGGGCGTCACCGGCGACGTGATCCGCGCGCAGGCGAGCTTCGACATCGCGCTCGCCGATCACCAGGTGTCGATCAGCGCGCCGGTGCGCCTCAAGGTCGCGAACACGATCCGCGTGAACGTGACCATCCGCGCCGTCGCGAGCTGAGTCGGTGACGAGGCCGCGCGATCGCCGCGGCCTCGCTCAATTCTCCAACGACCGGCCCACGGCGCGCATCGTCTCGCGCAGCCAGGTGTGGGCCGCGTCGCTCTCGACGCGCGGGTGCCAGATCATCAGGTAGCGCATCGTGCCGAGCTCGCGCGGTGCGCCGACGACGCGGACCGCGGCGCTCTTCGCCGCCTCGCGCGCCATCCGCTCGGGCACCGTCGCGACGAGATCGGTGCCCACGACGCTGCGGATCGCCGCGCCGATGTACGGCACGCGGATCGCGAAGCGACGGTGCTCGCCGATCGCCGCGAGGCGCTGCTCGAGGTGGGTCTGTCGGCCGCCGAGGATGCCGACGCCGATGTGCCGCGCGGCGACGTACTGCGCGAGCGTGAGCCGCTTGCGATGGCGGCTCTTCGCGTCGACGACGCAGACGAACTGGGTGTCGAAGAGCACCTCGCGCGAGAGGTGATCCGGCACGTGCCCGTCGTCGCCGTAGAACAGCATGTCGATGCTGCCGTGGGCGAGCGCGTCGAAGAGCCCGTCGTGCCACGGCACGAGCTCGAACGAGACCTGGCTCTCGAGCGGTAGGTGCTCGCGGCAGAG is a window encoding:
- a CDS encoding YceI family protein codes for the protein MLRTFARAEMLVSLFGRLLRSFEPGSDVRAEDEELVRSKESMRLRTSGWFISMLAFVAAISFVAADASAQARTFRMTRGGGSRIQWVSDAPLERITGVNNAVTGELTVDPANLATARGTVSVDIAQMRTGLDLRDEHLRGSDWLDAQRFPNATLEITGIEGATALRPNETQRVTIRGRFTLHGVTRDITASAQVRLVPLNDELRAEGVTGDVIRAQASFDIALADHQVSISAPVRLKVANTIRVNVTIRAVAS
- a CDS encoding putative DNA-binding domain-containing protein → MTVAELQRAMQRVCFDRAPSPEDLALLGSERALLYRDLVRSRLRELVSKVLPKTEAAIGRARTSALFDGFLAEAPPRSRFFREVIPDFVSFALLRIEGPAHARDVLALESTRWELAWRAGETPDEIVEFDLEKTPVPHPTLRVLALGHAVHRDVDPPPAGAFFVSVHRRPDHVVETRTLDATSFALVRAWARGDRPAIDGVREVLAAEGRAPDAAFVEKMSALLTALLEAGALLGSRA
- a CDS encoding LysR family transcriptional regulator; the encoded protein is MADLIALSSAPGSAGAADEETMTSRRVCAQCIMRKSNMRVTQLRQADLNLLVVFAVLAEERSVSRTAARLFISQPAVSRALQRLRDTFDDDLLVRTPAGYETTPKGQRLAAELSLMLPRLDRLLSGERFDPMREEASFRIGATEQATHVLGPPLCREHLPLESQVSFELVPWHDGLFDALAHGSIDMLFYGDDGHVPDHLSREVLFDTQFVCVVDAKSRHRKRLTLAQYVAARHIGVGILGGRQTHLEQRLAAIGEHRRFAIRVPYIGAAIRSVVGTDLVATVPERMAREAAKSAAVRVVGAPRELGTMRYLMIWHPRVESDAAHTWLRETMRAVGRSLEN
- a CDS encoding DUF692 domain-containing protein: MAAKEARGIGLGLRQEIAAEMLARRPDEIEWVEIHPENYVERAGSFERHLADARAIWPVVPHGLSLCFGSIEPFEPAYLRKLRAFLDAIDAPWYSDHLCWGGVDGVALHDLMPMPFVRESVDVACARIAQVEDAIGRPVAIENVSYYVHPGAPEMHEIDFVLEVLERSGCRMMLDVNNVYVNARNHGFDARTYLDRIPADRVVQIHVAGHLVRAGQPIIDTHAEPICDDVYALIGHTLARMPDVPVLLERDGNFPALDVLLEELRRLRAIADGARA